The Sphingomonas donggukensis genomic interval GTCAGGCCGGTATAGTTGCGATACTCCACCGGCGCGCCAACACGGCGCAGCTCGATCGCGAGGTTGCGGGCATTCTTGGGGCGGACGACGGTGTCGTTGCTCGATGTCACCAGCAGCAGCGGCGCTACGCCGGCGCGGGCGAAGGCGATCGGCTGGGTTGCGAGCGGATCGGCGCCCTTCATCGCCTCCACCGCGCGACCGGTGAAGGGGTAGAAGTCGTATGGGCCGCTGAGGCCCACGCCCGCCTTGACGATGCCCGGATCGACGCCCTCGGCGCGCAGGAAGCGCGGGTCGAGCGCCAGCATCGCGACGGTGTGCGATCCCGCCGAATGGCCGGCGAGCGCAATCCGCGTCGGGTCGCCGCCATATTCGGCGATGTGGTCGCGTGTCCAGCGCACCGCCTGCGCGCCGTCCTGCACGAAGGCTGGGAAGCGGACGCCGGGCACCTTGCGATAGTCCGGCA includes:
- a CDS encoding alpha/beta hydrolase; the encoded protein is MLRWAIVAAVAVLAALGIAAAFTQPPKLLSILDGAVGGGRGTRQMGDGIAFGTHGQRLDVWRPAVRADDPRPVVVFFYGGGWVKGTRDAYAFAARAYASQGFVVIVPDYRKVPGVRFPAFVQDGAQAVRWTRDHIAEYGGDPTRIALAGHSAGSHTVAMLALDPRFLRAEGVDPGIVKAGVGLSGPYDFYPFTGRAVEAMKGADPLATQPIAFARAGVAPLLLVTSSNDTVVRPKNARNLAIELRRVGAPVEYRNYTGLTHEDVAMALSKPFRGKAPILTDSVAFLNRAMPAPRR